From one Triticum urartu cultivar G1812 chromosome 3, Tu2.1, whole genome shotgun sequence genomic stretch:
- the LOC125545529 gene encoding uncharacterized protein LOC125545529 isoform X4 — protein MAKNSWSTRSVHLMYIRRLVAWIRPSQEGAAAVLPRPDRHGRLGRRSKGDGRWGDGPASDAAGDAAGARPGPAHGGERAGQQQSHLASVIAKNQGKYGSSIKALVSKLCPCSASLVLIGHLGILFWQLGQLVFQQSAVAGPVPDNRTSDCDRFYLPLGGHLIWTPSSSTTAAETCSCCRLRPARTPTTDLTPTPISSRKWIGSFSLSVLIFFLPFIS, from the exons ATGGCCAAGAACTCCTGGAGCACCCGCTCGGTTCATCTCAT GTATATTCGCAGGTTAGTTGCATGGATAAGGCCTTCCCAA GAGGGCGCCGCCGCCGTCCTACCACGCCCGGACCGCCACGGCAGGTTGGGCCGCAGGAGCAAGGGAGATGGTCGATGGGGAGACGGCCCCGCCTCTGATGCAGCTGGAGACGCTGCTGGCGCTCGGCCTGGACCAGCGCATGGCGGAGAACGCGCTGGTCAACAGCAAAGTCACCTAGCCTCCGTCATAGCCAAG AACCAGGGCAAATATGGGAGCTCCATCAAGGCTTTGGTGAGCAAACTGTGTCCTTGCTCAGCCTCTCTCGTGTTGATTGGGCATCTTGGAATTTTATTTTGGCAACTTGGCCAACTGGTCTTCCAACAATCAGCAGTAGCAGGTCCAGTGCCTGATAACAGAACAAGCGATTGCGATCGTTTCTATCTCCCACTG GGAGGTCACTTGATCTGGACTCCCTCTTCCTCCACTACAGCGGCCGAAACCTGCAGTTGCTGCCGGCTGAGACCGGCCAGGACGCCGACAACGGATTTGACTCCTACACCAATCTCATCAAG GAAATGGATTGGAAGTTTCAGTCTTTCAGTACTGATTTTCTTTCTTCCCTTCATTAGCTGA
- the LOC125545529 gene encoding uncharacterized protein LOC125545529 isoform X2: MAKNSWSTRSVYSQVSCMDKAFPTGHAQERLLQEGAAAVLPRPDRHGRLGRRSKGDGRWGDGPASDAAGDAAGARPGPAHGGERAGQQQSHLASVIAKNQGKYGSSIKALVSKLCPCSASLVLIGHLGILFWQLGQLVFQQSAVAGPVPDNRTSDCDRFYLPLGGHLIWTPSSSTTAAETCSCCRLRPARTPTTDLTPTPISSRKWIGSFSLSVLIFFLPFIS; encoded by the exons ATGGCCAAGAACTCCTGGAGCACCCGCTCG GTATATTCGCAGGTTAGTTGCATGGATAAGGCCTTCCCAA CCGGGCACGCCCAAGAACGCCTCCTGCAGGAGGGCGCCGCCGCCGTCCTACCACGCCCGGACCGCCACGGCAGGTTGGGCCGCAGGAGCAAGGGAGATGGTCGATGGGGAGACGGCCCCGCCTCTGATGCAGCTGGAGACGCTGCTGGCGCTCGGCCTGGACCAGCGCATGGCGGAGAACGCGCTGGTCAACAGCAAAGTCACCTAGCCTCCGTCATAGCCAAG AACCAGGGCAAATATGGGAGCTCCATCAAGGCTTTGGTGAGCAAACTGTGTCCTTGCTCAGCCTCTCTCGTGTTGATTGGGCATCTTGGAATTTTATTTTGGCAACTTGGCCAACTGGTCTTCCAACAATCAGCAGTAGCAGGTCCAGTGCCTGATAACAGAACAAGCGATTGCGATCGTTTCTATCTCCCACTG GGAGGTCACTTGATCTGGACTCCCTCTTCCTCCACTACAGCGGCCGAAACCTGCAGTTGCTGCCGGCTGAGACCGGCCAGGACGCCGACAACGGATTTGACTCCTACACCAATCTCATCAAG GAAATGGATTGGAAGTTTCAGTCTTTCAGTACTGATTTTCTTTCTTCCCTTCATTAGCTGA
- the LOC125545529 gene encoding uncharacterized protein LOC125545529 isoform X3 has protein sequence MAKNSWSTRSVYSQVSCMDKAFPKRLLQEGAAAVLPRPDRHGRLGRRSKGDGRWGDGPASDAAGDAAGARPGPAHGGERAGQQQSHLASVIAKNQGKYGSSIKALVSKLCPCSASLVLIGHLGILFWQLGQLVFQQSAVAGPVPDNRTSDCDRFYLPLGGHLIWTPSSSTTAAETCSCCRLRPARTPTTDLTPTPISSRKWIGSFSLSVLIFFLPFIS, from the exons ATGGCCAAGAACTCCTGGAGCACCCGCTCG GTATATTCGCAGGTTAGTTGCATGGATAAGGCCTTCCCAA AACGCCTCCTGCAGGAGGGCGCCGCCGCCGTCCTACCACGCCCGGACCGCCACGGCAGGTTGGGCCGCAGGAGCAAGGGAGATGGTCGATGGGGAGACGGCCCCGCCTCTGATGCAGCTGGAGACGCTGCTGGCGCTCGGCCTGGACCAGCGCATGGCGGAGAACGCGCTGGTCAACAGCAAAGTCACCTAGCCTCCGTCATAGCCAAG AACCAGGGCAAATATGGGAGCTCCATCAAGGCTTTGGTGAGCAAACTGTGTCCTTGCTCAGCCTCTCTCGTGTTGATTGGGCATCTTGGAATTTTATTTTGGCAACTTGGCCAACTGGTCTTCCAACAATCAGCAGTAGCAGGTCCAGTGCCTGATAACAGAACAAGCGATTGCGATCGTTTCTATCTCCCACTG GGAGGTCACTTGATCTGGACTCCCTCTTCCTCCACTACAGCGGCCGAAACCTGCAGTTGCTGCCGGCTGAGACCGGCCAGGACGCCGACAACGGATTTGACTCCTACACCAATCTCATCAAG GAAATGGATTGGAAGTTTCAGTCTTTCAGTACTGATTTTCTTTCTTCCCTTCATTAGCTGA
- the LOC125545529 gene encoding uncharacterized protein LOC125545529 isoform X1 gives MIIYHLLLCTCLFEFIRLQELRKLQHQFYCTNQCAYATMQVYSQVSCMDKAFPTGHAQERLLQEGAAAVLPRPDRHGRLGRRSKGDGRWGDGPASDAAGDAAGARPGPAHGGERAGQQQSHLASVIAKNQGKYGSSIKALVSKLCPCSASLVLIGHLGILFWQLGQLVFQQSAVAGPVPDNRTSDCDRFYLPLGGHLIWTPSSSTTAAETCSCCRLRPARTPTTDLTPTPISSRLLLESQKATREDLRQ, from the exons ATGATCATATATCATCTTCTACTCTGTACATGTTTGTTCGAATTCATAAGGTTGCAAGAATTAAGAAAATTACAACACCAATTCTATTGTACTAATCAATGCGCTTATGCTACTATGCAGGTATATTCGCAGGTTAGTTGCATGGATAAGGCCTTCCCAA CCGGGCACGCCCAAGAACGCCTCCTGCAGGAGGGCGCCGCCGCCGTCCTACCACGCCCGGACCGCCACGGCAGGTTGGGCCGCAGGAGCAAGGGAGATGGTCGATGGGGAGACGGCCCCGCCTCTGATGCAGCTGGAGACGCTGCTGGCGCTCGGCCTGGACCAGCGCATGGCGGAGAACGCGCTGGTCAACAGCAAAGTCACCTAGCCTCCGTCATAGCCAAG AACCAGGGCAAATATGGGAGCTCCATCAAGGCTTTGGTGAGCAAACTGTGTCCTTGCTCAGCCTCTCTCGTGTTGATTGGGCATCTTGGAATTTTATTTTGGCAACTTGGCCAACTGGTCTTCCAACAATCAGCAGTAGCAGGTCCAGTGCCTGATAACAGAACAAGCGATTGCGATCGTTTCTATCTCCCACTG GGAGGTCACTTGATCTGGACTCCCTCTTCCTCCACTACAGCGGCCGAAACCTGCAGTTGCTGCCGGCTGAGACCGGCCAGGACGCCGACAACGGATTTGACTCCTACACCAATCTCATCAAG GTTGTTGTTGGAAAGTCAAAAAGCTACACGGGAAGACCTTCGACAATAA
- the LOC125545529 gene encoding uncharacterized protein LOC125545529 isoform X5, translated as MIIYHLLLCTCLFEFIRLQELRKLQHQFYCTNQCAYATMQVYSQVSCMDKAFPTGHAQERLLQEGAAAVLPRPDRHGRLGRRSKGDGRWGDGPASDAAGDAAGARPGPAHGGERAGQQQSHLASVIAKNQGKYGSSIKALGGHLIWTPSSSTTAAETCSCCRLRPARTPTTDLTPTPISSRLLLESQKATREDLRQ; from the exons ATGATCATATATCATCTTCTACTCTGTACATGTTTGTTCGAATTCATAAGGTTGCAAGAATTAAGAAAATTACAACACCAATTCTATTGTACTAATCAATGCGCTTATGCTACTATGCAGGTATATTCGCAGGTTAGTTGCATGGATAAGGCCTTCCCAA CCGGGCACGCCCAAGAACGCCTCCTGCAGGAGGGCGCCGCCGCCGTCCTACCACGCCCGGACCGCCACGGCAGGTTGGGCCGCAGGAGCAAGGGAGATGGTCGATGGGGAGACGGCCCCGCCTCTGATGCAGCTGGAGACGCTGCTGGCGCTCGGCCTGGACCAGCGCATGGCGGAGAACGCGCTGGTCAACAGCAAAGTCACCTAGCCTCCGTCATAGCCAAG AACCAGGGCAAATATGGGAGCTCCATCAAGGCTTTG GGAGGTCACTTGATCTGGACTCCCTCTTCCTCCACTACAGCGGCCGAAACCTGCAGTTGCTGCCGGCTGAGACCGGCCAGGACGCCGACAACGGATTTGACTCCTACACCAATCTCATCAAG GTTGTTGTTGGAAAGTCAAAAAGCTACACGGGAAGACCTTCGACAATAA